Proteins co-encoded in one Sporosarcina sp. FSL K6-1522 genomic window:
- a CDS encoding peptidylprolyl isomerase produces MSKKWLYPLLGIGIIAIIFVLATGFTKDETVASVGGEKITKDELYETLVQSAGQQAISSLIDDKVIAQELKKEKITISDKEIEAEFNAQIEMLGGKEAFTSALEQSGMTEKQFKASIKEYLTLRKVLEPRTNVTDEDIKAHFEENKASFDEEEQVEASHILVKDEATAKEVAKKLADGGDFAELAKEYSTDNSAEKGGELGYFSRGKMVAEFEEAAFSMKPGTISEPVKTEHGYHIIQVTDKKEAKEATLEDHKKEIKELLVEKQIQTEYVNWLEEVKENYDIKNSLLPATT; encoded by the coding sequence ATGAGTAAAAAATGGTTGTATCCCCTTTTAGGCATTGGGATTATCGCGATTATCTTTGTACTCGCAACAGGCTTCACAAAGGACGAAACAGTTGCATCAGTAGGCGGCGAAAAAATCACAAAGGATGAGTTGTATGAAACACTCGTTCAATCAGCCGGCCAACAAGCAATCTCTTCGCTGATTGACGACAAAGTCATTGCGCAAGAGTTGAAAAAAGAAAAAATTACGATTTCAGATAAAGAAATTGAAGCTGAGTTCAACGCACAAATCGAAATGCTCGGTGGCAAAGAAGCCTTCACAAGCGCATTAGAACAGAGCGGTATGACGGAAAAGCAGTTCAAAGCAAGCATTAAGGAGTATCTAACCCTTCGCAAAGTGCTTGAACCACGCACCAATGTAACCGATGAAGACATCAAAGCCCATTTTGAAGAAAACAAAGCATCATTCGATGAGGAAGAGCAGGTTGAAGCGAGCCATATTTTAGTGAAAGATGAAGCAACAGCCAAAGAAGTAGCTAAGAAACTAGCAGATGGCGGGGATTTTGCCGAGCTTGCAAAAGAATACTCAACAGACAATAGCGCTGAAAAAGGTGGCGAATTAGGCTACTTTTCTCGTGGTAAGATGGTTGCTGAATTTGAAGAGGCCGCCTTTTCAATGAAACCTGGGACAATCAGTGAGCCAGTGAAAACAGAACATGGCTATCACATCATTCAAGTCACTGATAAAAAAGAGGCAAAAGAAGCTACTCTCGAAGACCACAAAAAGGAAATAAAGGAACTATTAGTTGAGAAACAAATCCAAACTGAATATGTAAACTGGTTGGAAGAAGTAAAAGAAAACTATGACATCAAAAACTCATTACTACCAGCAACAACATAA
- a CDS encoding Zn-dependent hydrolase — translation MKANQQRIEEHIELLSRFTATPGEGVTRLTYSPEDLQARNYIKEKMASYGLNVSEDGFGNIFGKLDGALANAPSVIVGSHFDSVPNGGAYDGTAGVVVGLEVAALFQEHKLKPTYPLEIIAMVEEEGSRFGGGLMGSRGMMGLLTEEDFNKLADKDGILATDAMTDIQLDPSKDKLRHPVTIKAFLELHIEQGPILEEKGIQVGVVEAIVGLSQLEVTVQGQAGHAGTTPMDRRADALVSAAQIIADLPLIALNEGDGTVITTGRLHVFPNGANVIPDKVVFTVDIRSGKEAHVQNAIRQVEALVRARDSGGISTSTEQLLYIAPKALDEKVRSSLKQASDALTIPYCSINSGAGHDAMVFSDFTACGMIFIPSKNGLSHCPEEWSDAGHLANGTDILFEVAKQLTEAQSL, via the coding sequence ATGAAAGCAAATCAACAACGTATTGAAGAGCATATTGAATTATTAAGCCGCTTCACGGCAACACCTGGTGAAGGCGTCACACGGCTCACTTATAGTCCGGAAGATTTACAAGCCCGAAATTACATTAAAGAAAAGATGGCGTCATATGGACTGAATGTATCAGAAGATGGCTTTGGCAATATCTTCGGCAAATTGGATGGAGCGTTAGCTAACGCTCCATCCGTTATTGTCGGTTCTCATTTCGATTCCGTTCCCAATGGCGGTGCCTATGATGGAACTGCAGGTGTTGTCGTTGGTTTAGAGGTTGCCGCCCTGTTTCAAGAACACAAGTTGAAACCAACTTATCCACTCGAAATCATTGCAATGGTGGAAGAAGAAGGGTCTCGATTTGGCGGTGGGCTGATGGGTTCAAGGGGCATGATGGGTTTATTGACTGAGGAGGATTTTAACAAACTTGCCGATAAAGATGGCATCCTTGCAACAGATGCGATGACCGATATCCAGTTAGATCCTTCAAAGGACAAACTCCGGCATCCCGTAACGATAAAAGCATTTCTCGAATTACACATTGAACAAGGCCCTATTCTTGAGGAAAAAGGTATTCAAGTCGGCGTCGTTGAAGCAATTGTCGGGCTTTCGCAATTAGAAGTAACTGTCCAAGGGCAAGCAGGACATGCGGGGACAACACCGATGGATCGACGTGCAGATGCACTCGTTTCCGCAGCACAAATCATTGCGGATTTACCACTTATTGCGCTAAACGAAGGCGACGGCACAGTGATTACAACCGGACGACTGCATGTCTTCCCGAATGGCGCCAATGTTATCCCTGATAAGGTTGTCTTTACGGTTGATATCCGGTCAGGTAAGGAAGCGCATGTGCAAAATGCCATTCGCCAAGTCGAAGCACTCGTTAGAGCTAGAGATAGCGGCGGAATTAGCACGTCTACTGAACAATTGCTCTATATTGCACCGAAAGCATTAGACGAAAAAGTACGTTCATCACTAAAGCAAGCAAGTGATGCGTTAACGATTCCCTACTGTTCAATCAATAGCGGAGCTGGCCATGATGCCATGGTGTTCTCAGATTTCACCGCTTGCGGTATGATTTTCATCCCGAGTAAAAATGGGCTCAGCCATTGTCCGGAAGAATGGTCAGACGCAGGACATCTCGCAAACGGTACAGATATTCTCTTTGAAGTAGCAAAACAATTAACGGAGGCTCAATCATTATGA
- a CDS encoding amidohydrolase, with the protein MINQTIKDAIANYSNELTALRRKLHSEPELSFEEVKTTAFVCDYLDKLGIAYRKTEPTGVIAEIQGASGGKTVALRGDMDALSVEQLNKHVPYASKIEGKMHACGHDAHTSMLLIAAKALVAVKGELPGNVRLLFQPAEEIAQGAKAMVQQGAMEGVDNVFGIHIWSQMPTHKVACSPGPSFAAADIFKVHFTGKGGHGAIPQDCIDAALVASSFVMNVQTVVSRTIDPQSPAVLTVGKMDVGTRFNIIAENALIEGTVRTFHPDTRNHIEKSITQYAQSVADMYGATAKIEYIRGTQPVINEETSARLVQQVATEAFGADVLYDEKPTMGAEDFSFFLDEAPGSFALVGSGNPKKDTEWSHHHGNFDIDEDALTTGAELYAQYAWAYLNK; encoded by the coding sequence ATGATTAATCAGACTATAAAAGACGCAATCGCGAACTATAGTAACGAACTAACCGCATTGCGACGTAAGCTCCATAGTGAGCCAGAACTATCATTTGAAGAAGTCAAAACGACTGCATTTGTTTGTGATTACTTGGACAAGCTTGGTATTGCCTACCGCAAGACTGAACCAACTGGTGTTATCGCTGAAATTCAAGGTGCTTCTGGCGGTAAAACCGTCGCACTACGCGGCGACATGGACGCCCTTTCTGTCGAACAACTCAACAAACACGTGCCCTATGCTTCGAAAATCGAAGGAAAAATGCATGCATGTGGCCATGATGCACATACGTCCATGCTACTCATTGCCGCAAAAGCATTAGTAGCTGTGAAAGGCGAGCTGCCAGGTAATGTGCGGCTTCTATTCCAACCTGCTGAAGAAATTGCACAAGGGGCAAAAGCAATGGTTCAGCAAGGAGCAATGGAAGGCGTCGACAATGTATTTGGCATTCACATTTGGTCGCAAATGCCGACACACAAAGTAGCTTGCTCACCAGGCCCTTCATTTGCGGCAGCAGATATTTTCAAAGTCCATTTCACAGGAAAAGGCGGACACGGTGCCATTCCACAAGACTGTATTGACGCGGCACTTGTTGCCTCTTCCTTCGTCATGAATGTGCAAACCGTCGTCTCTCGGACAATCGATCCGCAAAGTCCAGCCGTCCTCACTGTCGGTAAAATGGACGTCGGCACACGCTTCAACATCATTGCTGAGAACGCATTGATTGAAGGAACAGTTCGGACATTCCATCCAGACACACGTAATCATATCGAAAAAAGCATTACACAATACGCACAAAGCGTTGCCGACATGTACGGTGCAACGGCGAAAATTGAGTATATTCGTGGAACACAACCTGTAATCAATGAAGAAACAAGCGCTCGACTTGTTCAACAAGTTGCCACCGAAGCATTCGGAGCAGACGTATTGTATGATGAGAAACCGACGATGGGGGCAGAAGACTTCTCATTCTTCCTCGATGAAGCACCTGGTAGCTTCGCACTTGTCGGTAGCGGTAATCCCAAAAAGGATACGGAGTGGTCACATCACCATGGCAACTTCGACATCGACGAAGATGCGCTTACAACAGGTGCAGAATTATACGCACAATATGCTTGGGCATATTTGAATAAATGA
- a CDS encoding M20 family metallopeptidase encodes MGQPVKEVLKTKRQLMEMLESRADEMIAIRRHLHEHPELSFKEEKTAQYIVDFYKGKDVEVLTNVGNGYGIVVTIKGGKPGKTIGLRADFDALPIHEEADVPFKSKNDGVMHACGHDGHTAYMLILADCLIQLKSSIAGTIKIIHQHAEETPPGGAKSIVESGALDDLDLVFGTHLFPTHRVGTIGYRSGYAMAGRTYFKLVIQGSGGHGSSPHQSNDPIVAGAHFVTAIQTIVSRRLNPFEMGVVTIGSFDGKGSFNVIKDSIELEGDVRYMNEETQQTIEHEIRRIVSGIELEFGVTCELTYTADYPPLYNDPATTAEVVSILQQSKDQSIKEIIEFPVFSGSEDFSYYLEKVPGLFFNIGCKPKGVERAYMNHHPKFDIDEDALLVSAKSVAEVVCHYCDVE; translated from the coding sequence ATGGGACAACCAGTGAAAGAAGTGCTTAAAACGAAACGGCAACTAATGGAGATGCTTGAAAGTAGAGCGGATGAAATGATTGCAATTCGTCGCCACTTGCATGAGCATCCAGAGTTATCTTTTAAAGAAGAAAAGACAGCGCAATACATTGTGGATTTTTATAAAGGAAAAGATGTAGAAGTTTTAACGAATGTAGGCAATGGTTACGGTATCGTTGTGACGATTAAAGGTGGAAAACCGGGGAAGACGATTGGACTGCGTGCAGATTTTGATGCACTACCCATTCATGAAGAAGCCGATGTACCTTTTAAATCGAAAAACGATGGTGTCATGCACGCGTGTGGACACGACGGACATACTGCCTATATGCTCATTCTTGCAGATTGCTTGATTCAGCTGAAATCTTCTATTGCCGGAACGATTAAAATTATTCATCAGCATGCGGAGGAAACACCGCCGGGTGGAGCAAAGAGTATCGTTGAGTCGGGTGCACTAGATGACTTGGATTTGGTATTTGGCACGCATTTGTTCCCGACACATCGAGTTGGAACAATCGGCTATCGTAGCGGTTATGCGATGGCGGGGAGAACGTATTTCAAGCTGGTCATTCAAGGCAGTGGCGGACATGGCTCTTCTCCGCATCAATCGAATGACCCGATTGTTGCGGGTGCGCATTTCGTGACAGCGATTCAGACGATTGTCAGCAGAAGGTTGAATCCGTTTGAAATGGGCGTTGTGACGATTGGTTCTTTTGATGGAAAGGGCTCATTCAATGTCATTAAGGACAGTATAGAGTTGGAAGGCGATGTTCGCTATATGAATGAGGAAACGCAGCAGACCATCGAGCACGAGATTCGTCGTATTGTCAGTGGTATTGAATTGGAATTTGGTGTGACATGCGAATTGACGTATACTGCTGATTATCCGCCACTCTACAATGACCCAGCAACGACGGCAGAAGTGGTTTCTATTTTGCAACAGTCGAAGGATCAAAGTATTAAAGAAATCATTGAGTTTCCGGTCTTCTCAGGGTCGGAGGATTTCTCGTATTACTTGGAAAAAGTGCCTGGTCTGTTCTTCAATATCGGCTGTAAACCAAAAGGTGTGGAAAGAGCGTATATGAACCATCACCCGAAATTTGATATTGATGAAGATGCACTTCTCGTTTCAGCGAAGTCTGTTGCTGAAGTAGTTTGTCATTACTGCGATGTTGAATAA
- a CDS encoding small-conductance mechanosensitive channel: MAMINEVETKAMTQDALQTNATDRAIDFETFHNKSHFWGRLTIWSVIVLTLALPMYLSFVLGFHPGWATILSGFSAYAAVVAVVWVIEPISYYPVLGISGTYLAFLTGNIGNMCLPSASIAQSVVGAEPGTKKGEVTATLAIAAASIVNTVVLVFAILFGSYLIALLPETLTASFQFVLPAIFGGVIAQFAIKKPLWGVVALAIGLFVNLGPVPASLKTFLCILGTVVACILLEKLKKQKEA; the protein is encoded by the coding sequence ATGGCGATGATTAATGAAGTAGAAACGAAAGCGATGACACAGGATGCTTTACAAACGAACGCAACGGATAGAGCAATTGATTTTGAAACGTTTCATAATAAGTCGCATTTTTGGGGCCGTTTGACGATTTGGAGTGTTATTGTATTGACGTTGGCTTTGCCTATGTACTTATCGTTTGTTCTTGGCTTTCATCCAGGATGGGCAACAATCTTGTCGGGATTCTCTGCCTATGCAGCGGTTGTTGCAGTCGTATGGGTCATTGAGCCAATTAGTTATTATCCTGTTTTAGGTATTTCGGGGACATATTTAGCATTTTTAACAGGTAATATTGGAAATATGTGTTTGCCAAGCGCGTCCATCGCGCAAAGTGTTGTTGGTGCTGAACCGGGGACGAAAAAAGGAGAAGTAACGGCAACGCTTGCGATAGCAGCAGCCTCAATTGTGAATACTGTTGTTCTGGTATTTGCTATTCTTTTTGGTTCGTATCTCATCGCGCTGTTGCCGGAAACGTTAACAGCAAGTTTCCAGTTTGTCTTGCCAGCCATTTTCGGAGGCGTAATTGCCCAATTTGCTATTAAGAAACCATTATGGGGTGTCGTTGCGCTAGCTATTGGATTATTTGTCAATTTAGGTCCAGTACCAGCTTCGTTGAAAACATTTCTGTGTATACTAGGGACAGTCGTTGCTTGTATACTGCTTGAGAAGTTAAAAAAGCAAAAAGAGGCGTAA
- a CDS encoding DUF5058 family protein, with the protein MEQVMKIANSFPVWLIASLIIGIVIFQAVVFIRLASRTAPSVGLTSKEVKSVVRTGAISSLGPSFAIIIVAISLITFLGNPVTLMRIGIVGSAPIETVGASLGAQAAGSELGSSTFTAQAFTTAVWVMCLGGMGWLLFTALFTKSLGKFQQKIAGKSNNAQLLSIVSTAAMIGAFGYFGAGQMVKGINETIVFIVAFLIMPVILGASSKFKLGWLREWSLGIVIVVGILIGLLLL; encoded by the coding sequence ATGGAACAAGTGATGAAAATAGCAAATAGTTTCCCGGTTTGGCTGATAGCGTCTCTTATTATCGGTATCGTTATATTTCAGGCAGTTGTCTTTATCAGACTTGCTTCTAGAACGGCTCCCTCTGTTGGATTGACAAGCAAAGAGGTGAAATCGGTCGTACGGACAGGGGCAATTAGTTCGTTAGGACCTTCTTTTGCAATTATTATCGTGGCGATTTCCTTGATTACGTTTCTCGGCAATCCCGTGACACTTATGCGCATTGGGATTGTTGGATCTGCTCCTATTGAAACGGTTGGTGCTAGTCTCGGGGCTCAAGCAGCTGGATCAGAACTTGGTTCGTCGACGTTCACTGCGCAGGCATTTACGACAGCAGTTTGGGTCATGTGTCTTGGCGGAATGGGCTGGTTATTGTTTACGGCGTTATTTACAAAGTCATTAGGGAAATTTCAACAGAAAATTGCAGGAAAAAGTAATAATGCGCAATTGTTAAGCATCGTCTCGACTGCTGCAATGATAGGGGCTTTCGGTTATTTTGGTGCAGGCCAGATGGTGAAAGGAATCAATGAGACCATCGTATTTATCGTCGCATTTCTAATCATGCCGGTTATTTTAGGCGCTTCCAGTAAGTTTAAACTTGGTTGGTTGCGTGAATGGTCTCTCGGAATTGTCATTGTCGTGGGCATACTTATCGGATTATTACTACTTTAA
- a CDS encoding helix-turn-helix domain-containing protein: protein MSTNNDKHSLLHGKLIDDELRILVDSIRSITSTLNLDKVLEKIMRNALRVISATDAGYLLLYDPATQLLLPKAPIGFNENIYKFRVKPGESVTGKVFEDGIGRIFNSKEELFGEMDRFNISKTNFEHITSAANSPEAAICVPIAIEGKRIGIMITHQWRRKKILDDHDLLLLQIFAEQAAIAIQNARYYTEAHQRLHEITQLSAQLEKQNLELQKRHDVHETMTNLSLENKGLEAIIRAFDQMTHAPLSFFNVIEDKFYIHSPNEELHFDSIELKNIFSTRRKPLLLHSNRSAVNVYLYPIYNRFVFLGCFLVAVDEEITESDRITLEQGSPILVLELIKNQTVTEYFYKKTHEQFSALLDAQNADHLAILAKEFGLTATAHWFIAIFEIPSYTDLQLLEIDIHHLILKMKSQFHTKETMIYGLHNRVVLLAPVVANSDCYDFQSLQKEWEKSGNPALRGGVSTTYKGLHSIKKLYEEATKTLSYLATRNSTAIIRYEDIGLNRLFLNQSTEEIEQFIDEVFSPLSSANNGKTELEDTLLIYFETNRSATKTAEKLHIHINTLYQRIRKIEQLLQLNLNDYEDSLKVQLACHLRATYDLKG from the coding sequence TTGTCAACAAACAACGACAAACATTCTTTATTGCATGGCAAATTAATAGACGACGAACTACGTATTTTAGTCGATAGTATTCGCTCCATTACTTCCACCCTCAATCTCGATAAAGTACTGGAAAAAATCATGCGCAATGCACTCAGAGTCATTTCCGCCACGGATGCAGGCTATTTACTACTGTACGATCCAGCTACTCAACTATTACTCCCAAAAGCACCAATCGGTTTTAATGAAAACATCTATAAATTCCGCGTAAAACCAGGAGAATCAGTTACTGGCAAAGTGTTTGAGGACGGTATCGGACGAATCTTCAATTCCAAAGAAGAGCTGTTCGGAGAAATGGATCGCTTCAACATTTCCAAGACAAACTTCGAGCACATCACATCGGCCGCAAATTCTCCCGAAGCCGCCATTTGTGTCCCAATCGCTATCGAAGGGAAAAGAATCGGCATCATGATTACCCACCAATGGCGTCGTAAAAAAATATTGGATGACCACGATCTACTTTTATTACAAATCTTTGCTGAACAAGCTGCCATCGCCATCCAAAATGCACGCTATTATACAGAAGCCCATCAGCGCCTCCATGAAATTACACAGTTAAGTGCACAGCTCGAAAAACAAAATCTTGAACTTCAAAAAAGACATGACGTCCATGAAACAATGACGAATCTTTCATTAGAAAACAAAGGACTTGAAGCAATCATCCGGGCATTTGACCAAATGACTCATGCTCCCCTATCCTTTTTCAATGTCATCGAAGACAAATTTTATATTCATAGTCCAAACGAAGAACTACACTTCGATTCCATTGAATTAAAAAATATTTTTTCAACGAGAAGAAAGCCACTCCTTCTCCACTCAAATCGTTCTGCTGTGAATGTCTATTTGTATCCCATTTACAATCGATTTGTATTTCTCGGTTGCTTTCTCGTTGCAGTAGACGAGGAGATCACCGAATCGGACCGCATTACACTCGAACAAGGCAGTCCGATTCTCGTGTTAGAATTAATAAAAAATCAAACCGTCACGGAATATTTTTATAAAAAAACGCACGAACAATTTTCAGCCTTACTTGATGCCCAAAACGCCGACCATCTAGCTATATTGGCAAAAGAATTCGGCCTAACTGCTACCGCACATTGGTTCATCGCTATTTTTGAAATACCTAGTTATACAGATTTGCAGTTGCTTGAAATCGATATCCATCATCTTATATTGAAGATGAAAAGCCAATTTCACACGAAAGAAACGATGATCTACGGCTTGCATAATCGTGTTGTCCTCCTCGCACCCGTTGTAGCAAACAGCGATTGTTACGACTTCCAATCCTTACAAAAAGAATGGGAAAAGAGCGGAAATCCTGCTTTGCGAGGAGGAGTGAGTACAACGTATAAAGGATTGCACTCTATCAAAAAACTATATGAAGAAGCTACCAAAACACTGTCTTACTTAGCTACACGCAACAGCACAGCCATTATTCGCTATGAGGACATCGGACTCAACCGACTTTTTTTAAATCAATCCACCGAGGAAATCGAACAATTTATCGATGAAGTCTTTTCTCCATTATCATCTGCTAACAATGGAAAAACAGAGCTGGAAGATACACTTCTCATCTATTTTGAAACCAATCGTTCCGCTACAAAAACGGCGGAAAAACTGCATATCCACATCAACACACTGTATCAACGGATCCGAAAAATTGAACAACTACTGCAGCTGAACCTAAACGACTACGAGGACTCCCTCAAAGTTCAGCTTGCCTGCCATCTCCGAGCGACTTATGATTTGAAAGGTTAA
- the wrbA gene encoding NAD(P)H:quinone oxidoreductase: MGYLYKLFGKSMNREMENTTNVKTAIVYYSSGGTNYQLAQWAAEAAKEVGSEVRLMKVAETAPQAVIDATPSWKANHEATKDVPVVTGDDLEWADAIIFSVPTRFGNMSSQVQAFIDTLGGHWFQGKLANKAVSAMASAGNPHGGQEATILSLYTTMYHWGAVVAAPGFTDPVTFAAGGNPYGTSVTVGQDGKIVEDEAAIKAAVHHQAKRTVKVAEAMTYFNA, translated from the coding sequence ATGGGCTATCTATACAAGCTATTTGGGAAATCGATGAATAGGGAGATGGAGAATACGACAAACGTAAAAACAGCAATCGTCTACTATAGCTCAGGCGGGACAAATTATCAGTTGGCACAATGGGCAGCTGAGGCAGCGAAAGAAGTGGGTTCTGAAGTACGGTTAATGAAAGTCGCTGAAACAGCACCGCAAGCGGTAATTGATGCAACACCAAGTTGGAAAGCAAATCATGAAGCAACAAAAGACGTTCCAGTTGTGACAGGCGATGATTTGGAGTGGGCAGACGCCATTATCTTTAGTGTACCGACGCGTTTTGGGAACATGTCGAGCCAAGTTCAAGCTTTTATCGACACGTTAGGTGGACATTGGTTCCAAGGTAAGCTTGCCAATAAAGCAGTTAGTGCAATGGCTTCTGCAGGCAACCCACACGGTGGACAGGAAGCGACAATTCTATCTCTTTACACGACAATGTATCATTGGGGCGCAGTTGTTGCAGCGCCAGGTTTCACGGATCCGGTAACGTTTGCAGCGGGAGGCAATCCGTATGGCACAAGCGTAACAGTTGGGCAAGATGGGAAAATAGTAGAAGACGAAGCAGCCATTAAAGCGGCAGTGCATCACCAAGCGAAACGTACGGTGAAAGTGGCCGAAGCGATGACATATTTTAACGCATAA
- a CDS encoding alpha/beta hydrolase: MKHIFKQGTDTTKPVLLMLHGTGGTEQDLLPLADLVDPQASVLSVRGNVLENGMPRFFRRLAAGVFDEEDLRFRTQELNAFLDEAAEQYGFDRSAIIAIGYSNGANIAANLLFHYADALKGAILHHPMVPGRGFDLPNLQDVPVFIAAGKNDPMCPAEEAEELDELLTGAGAQVNVHWEMNGHSLTRTEVDAAAEWYATRFGN, encoded by the coding sequence ATGAAACATATATTTAAACAAGGAACAGATACAACGAAACCAGTTTTACTAATGCTACACGGAACGGGCGGGACCGAGCAGGATTTGTTGCCACTTGCGGATTTAGTGGATCCGCAAGCGTCAGTGTTAAGCGTTCGAGGGAATGTGCTGGAGAATGGGATGCCACGCTTTTTCCGTAGATTAGCAGCGGGTGTTTTTGACGAGGAAGATTTACGGTTCCGCACGCAGGAGTTGAACGCGTTTTTGGATGAAGCAGCTGAACAATATGGGTTTGATCGATCTGCAATCATTGCGATTGGCTATTCGAATGGGGCTAATATTGCGGCGAACTTGCTATTCCATTATGCGGATGCTTTAAAAGGTGCGATTCTTCATCATCCAATGGTTCCAGGACGTGGCTTTGATTTGCCGAACTTGCAAGACGTTCCTGTATTCATTGCCGCAGGAAAAAACGATCCGATGTGTCCGGCTGAGGAAGCGGAAGAGTTGGATGAGCTGTTAACAGGAGCAGGTGCACAAGTGAATGTACATTGGGAAATGAACGGCCATTCGTTGACGCGAACAGAAGTAGATGCGGCGGCGGAGTGGTACGCAACGCGGTTTGGTAATTAA
- a CDS encoding DUF3238 domain-containing protein → MEQQSTFEIKTIVHKADSIYFTWHDCGGMYNVYRDGDHLYEGTVAEFSDGDFKHAKMYTYSIERVVDGGVVDVIALQTSAFAEQKSKQNPLQSLVMTTIVAKTQMVLVWEDINGVDGYEVFRNGVYMKSVDSNYYIDRDFSLDEAYTYTIHSQRPLVKSAERFNVSKSIASQIFGLLNPVSSQEETAVEVFTVTKMIAKPKELLESVEVKSCRVRVTNRWQLRYTTFLTEEWVVNPNVLSRHHYFKGDGRGFDSHGESYRTRVDIELAYDEKGAPLTFTKVVGPSLAYSRLKQFLKKATASHEGIDLQRLDHGEEEVGFHLTHAVGNPLTTAPEIDYVVHAVLRRDGTFDIAGVHDQAPHHEVYMVRGESDIWLPIHQAESKGLAWMSRVIAGQYWRCSSFG, encoded by the coding sequence ATGGAGCAGCAATCTACTTTTGAGATCAAAACCATTGTGCATAAAGCTGATTCCATCTATTTCACTTGGCATGATTGTGGCGGGATGTATAATGTCTATCGAGACGGCGACCATTTGTATGAAGGAACTGTTGCGGAGTTTAGTGACGGCGATTTCAAACATGCCAAAATGTATACGTATAGCATTGAGCGGGTAGTAGATGGGGGTGTTGTCGATGTCATTGCATTACAAACATCGGCGTTTGCGGAGCAAAAAAGCAAACAAAATCCACTGCAATCACTCGTTATGACGACGATTGTTGCAAAGACGCAAATGGTGTTGGTATGGGAAGATATAAATGGTGTCGATGGGTATGAGGTGTTTCGCAATGGAGTTTATATGAAATCAGTGGATAGTAATTATTATATAGATCGAGATTTTTCGTTGGATGAAGCGTATACCTATACGATTCATTCGCAGCGTCCTCTTGTGAAATCAGCAGAACGATTTAATGTGAGTAAGTCCATTGCATCACAAATTTTCGGTCTGTTAAATCCTGTTTCATCACAAGAAGAGACTGCGGTGGAAGTGTTTACGGTGACGAAGATGATTGCCAAGCCGAAAGAATTGTTAGAATCCGTTGAAGTAAAAAGTTGTCGGGTTCGTGTGACTAATCGATGGCAATTGCGTTATACAACCTTTCTAACGGAGGAATGGGTCGTGAATCCGAATGTGCTGTCGCGGCATCATTATTTTAAAGGTGACGGCAGAGGGTTTGATTCGCACGGGGAGAGTTATCGTACGCGTGTTGATATTGAGCTTGCTTATGACGAGAAAGGTGCGCCTTTGACGTTTACGAAGGTAGTGGGTCCATCACTTGCGTATAGTCGTTTGAAGCAATTTCTCAAAAAGGCCACGGCATCTCATGAGGGCATTGATTTGCAACGGCTGGATCATGGTGAAGAGGAGGTTGGCTTTCATCTTACGCATGCTGTCGGTAACCCCCTGACAACCGCTCCGGAAATTGATTATGTGGTGCATGCAGTTCTACGGCGAGATGGTACCTTTGATATAGCGGGTGTTCACGATCAAGCGCCACATCATGAAGTGTATATGGTGCGTGGTGAGAGCGATATATGGTTGCCTATTCACCAAGCAGAAAGCAAAGGGCTTGCGTGGATGTCGCGCGTTATTGCGGGACAATATTGGCGTTGTTCGAGTTTTGGGTGA
- a CDS encoding CsbD family protein, giving the protein MSDKGLSDKIKGTVNKVKGEVKDQIGNILGDSSLQAGGKLDKLKGKAQEKIGDLKEKLNDKK; this is encoded by the coding sequence ATGAGTGATAAAGGACTCTCCGATAAGATCAAAGGAACGGTCAACAAAGTAAAAGGTGAAGTAAAGGATCAAATCGGCAATATACTGGGCGATTCTTCACTTCAAGCTGGCGGGAAACTCGATAAGCTGAAGGGCAAAGCACAAGAGAAAATCGGAGACTTGAAAGAAAAATTGAATGACAAAAAATAA